TGAAATTTCTAGTACTCTAAATCTCATGACATCCTCTAAAGTTGCATTGTTTTTCTCTGTCCTTTCGTGTAGCACAAATGACTCTGTTttggaagaaatgaagaaagcgTACATGCTCCAACAGAATGAACAAGGATCAGTTAGAGTTTGAGTATGCCTTTCATGATTCTTCGAGTTAAGTCGTCTCCACATCGTCTGCAGTTCAGAAAGCCTTCACTTTCTTATCAGAATTTGGCTGTGATTTGTGAACGAACAgtatgtatttgggttgtttgTGGTAAAACTCAcagaaaattgaataaatttgtgGTTTCATAAGTTATAAATGCTACACTAATCACTAATTTTCAAATTGGGcgtgaactttttttttttccttcttatttCAGTTATGCAAGTCATTTTGAGATGAgttcatttcttttcttctagTCTGTTGGTACTCTATATAGCGCTATTGGAGGTGAAAGGTATCTTGTGGAATTAGTTGTGGCACGGGTAAGTTGATCCGGACATcacataaataaagaaaaggaaaaaggacgTAGTTGTCAAtagataacataattcaattatGACAATTTAgtttccaaataaataaataaaataaatgtgtgAAATCAGTTTTCATTAGCTCTTCAATTACTTGTGAGATAAGTCTTCTTTTCACTAGACAGTCAAGAATCTTGTGACAATTAGTTTTCCAAACAAtctaaacaaatattataatttgcGCAATCAATTAGGAGCTCTAATTTTAAATCAGACCGCAAGGGGGAAGATCTAACGGAGAGAAACCCATTTTTGTGTGTTggtataaacaaaattaaacaaaaaccCATTATGTATAAACCGGAACCAAATGTAATTGAACtgaattatcacaaaattaattcCTAAGAGTGAACTTGAAAAACACACATTATATTGGTGAAAGTtaatattcataaacaattcTGACTATCCAATTAAAGCTTCATTGGCTAAAGTCCATATTTAACTTGAGTCAATTTTGCCATTATAATTTTTGTCATAAGTATTTGTTCACAAAAAAGAATTGTTTAAACAAATATATCAATCGATTTCTATAAAGAAAATGTATTTGTATGGAGCTTAGTATGTACATATACATACGTCgcacatcaaattcaaatttgaaatgcCTATCTTCGGATTTCAACTTGGTATGAAGGGTGTTAAAGAATCATCTACTTTATCCTCTTTTGTCATCATGTGTCTTCTctcctttttatcttttatctttttgttcGCTTGCTTTGTGTTTACGTGCTATTCTTTTATCTTGGCTATTGCTTCATatctatatatgtatgtatgttacaatgctaaaaatatatttttgatctAAACAAtcaaaacattttataattttactttGGTTATAAATTACTTTATCATGTTTGCTACATAATCCGATAGAGTAAAGATTCTTTACACTAATCAATTCGTTTAGTACCCTTAACAttaattgtaaattatagtTTGCTTGTAAATTCCGGGCGGACCGTTTTAAAATCTTAAACCGGCCGGCCCGGTCGAGTTATTTAGCTATTAAGAACCCTTCCACTTCCACAAAGCCCTTAAACCCTCTCAGTTCAAAAGCTTGTTCGTTTTCTCTGTAAACTCTCCATTATCGATCTGGGATCTGGTGTAGCTTCCATTTCATTTGGCGGAGATGTCTGTTAAGGTTCTGAATCCAAATGCAGAGGTGCTCAACAAATCTGCGGCGCTTCACATGAACATCAACGCCGCCAAGGGTTTACAGGATGTTCTCAAGACTAATCTCGGTCCTAAAGGAACCATCAAGATGTAAGTTTTACTAATTGATGGTTATACTTTGTTTGGAAGTCTTCGATTCTAATGTTACAAACAATTGACAGGCTTGTTGGTGGTGCTGGTGACATTAAGCTTACTAAGGATGGGAATACGTTGTTGAAAGAGATGGTCAGTTCTTTCTTTGCTCAACAGTTATACTATTATTTTCCTCTTATGATGTAGGTATATGCTGCAAAATGACGAAAATGATGCATACATTAGGGGTGCAAAATGAGTATAAGTCTTAAAATTCATGAGTTGTAATATATGGTCTTGAGAATTACTTACCTGCTAGCTAGTGATAGGACCAAGGTGCATTTTTTCCACATAGTATAGCTACTAACTTAATTATGGTGTTTGGATACTCAATGTTGGGTTACCCGTGTTAACTCGAAGCTCCACATGTCTAGTCCCTGACATGCGAGGACAGTTAGAAGTCTGCATCGGTCAAGTGTATGAGCTTTTGTATCCTTATATGATTGTCGGAAATTCTCACCATTTTAGCCAACTTTAGTGGTCGGCTTAGTCCTATAGTACCTTTTCCCAATAAGAACTCTACccattttatctattttatttctgGTTTCGTGTATGTTGCTTTTTGATTTTGCCTTTTGTTATCAAACATGTTGGGTTGATGTTGCTAGTGGAATCAGATTCTGTGTTAATGTTTGTCACTTGGCAGTGTCCTGCAAACTTTGCTACACATTTGTAGATGCAGGGATAAGTCTGGAATTTAGGGAATTCCAAATTTTAGAGGACTCCTAGTTTGTTTTAGAAGAAAAACTAGTGCGTAGTGAGTACTGAAGCGAAATGGGCTCAAAAGGATATAGAGGATTTGTATAGCCAACCCCAACCAGTTTGGTATTAAGGTGTCTATGTTCCTATTTTGTGTTTTCAGAAATCAAGTACAAGAATCGATCTTTTCAAGGAAGTGGAAACTGTCTTGTAACAAAATTTATGTACTTCTTAATAACCTAAGCTTGTCTTAATCTCGTGAGCATGTCACAAATGACTTAGTTAATTCTTCTAAATTAAGAATATCTATCTGAAGATCAGATTTTGTCCTTGTGGAGGCTAAATGGAAGATAAATCTTGTTGCTCTGAggtaattgatttatttttctttgaaccTAAAAACTGCAGCAAATTCAGAACCCAACTGCAGTAATGATTGCTAGGACTGCTGTAGCTCAAGATGATACTAGTGGGGATGGTACTACATCTACTGTGCTTTTCATTGGGGAGCTCATGAAACAATCTGAACGATGCATAGATGAAGGTTTgacacatatatatgtatatactttTCCAAGCAACTTTATTGCCTTATATTTTGGTGCATTCTACATCCATGACACTAGAAAAGAAAAGCAAAACAAGAAACTGTGCTGCTCTTGTTCATAAAAGTAGCCCTCGAGCTTATGATGGTTTAAGCATTCCTttggaaaaataaatagaacTATAATTGGAAGAGAAACTCTCAGGAAAGGAAAAACATGCTATGAAAAATTTCGTTCTTTTTTACTTACTATTTCAGTGTTTTTAGTATGCGATCCTTGTGAAATCTTATGCCTAAGTATCTCCTTTGggttaaattaaataatcatTGCTTGTTCCTTTCTTGCAGGGATGCATCCTCGTGTGCTAGTTGATGGTTTTGAAATTGCAAAAAGAGCAACTCtacaatttcttgaaaaatttaaGACTCCTGTAGTAATGGGTAATGAGCCAGATAAAGAGATATTGAAGATGGTTGCAAGAACGACATTGAGAACAAAGGTTTCTTCTgcaatattaatataataaagatTTTGATTCTGCTGTTGATATGTTCTTCCTTTCTTACGGGTGCTAATGCGAATTTATTGTTTTGGTGCAGTTGTACGAGTCACTGGCTGATCAACTGACTGACATTGTTGCGAATTCTGTGAGCACCCACTCTTATTAGTTTTTATTTGGCtagttcatttttttctctttctgaCATGGTGTTCTGGGGAAGGAGGGAGTAGGGACCAGCTGATGCTGATCTTTATCGTGTTTGAAAGTTAGATGTATCAGCCGTCTCCTCTGAAAGGAGAGAATTCTTCACTGATCTATTCAGACACAAGTCCTGTCATAGACACCTAAGATTGAATGTTGTGATGACCTTTTTTGTTTTGGTGAAATGATGCATGATGAACTGTATTGGTTGTTTTGTGGCATCATCATTCATTACATACTTTGCAATTTGTATATGGGGTTTTATACCCAATCTGGcaataaattcattatttacAACTTTGTACCACAGGTGCTCTGCATTCGCAAGCCTGATGAAGCTATTGATCTTTTTATGGTTGAGATAATGCACATGCGTCACAAATTCGATGTAGACACTCGTTTGGTATGTGGAATGCTATTCTTGGCCTTTCTACATTTTggttaacatttttttaataaaatgacaATGGTATTGAAGATAGTTGTCAGCTACTGACAATGACCACATCACTGAGCAGAATAATTAATATCCTATTCTGATCAGTCAACTTCTGGACTGGAGAATACAAttttacaaatttcaaaattattggCGATCCTGGAGCCGATACTACTTttcacataaaattttaaatgcaTGAAAACCAGTTCAACGTAACCTCATTATAAGTTTAGGCGATAGTAAAATAAAGAATGCTGTCTACTGAAAATATTTCACTCTGAGGTGTACTTTTGTAGATTTTTTCTCCTTCTAGGTTTTATAGAAGGAAAGTATGattacttatttaaaaaatgaaaaagagaaagtAGTTCAGTGCGTAGGGTAGAGAGTGAAAAATTAAACATCTAGTGATAGTCATACACAGTGAAAGATGCCTATAATTCTGACCATGTTGGAGGTCTTGAAGATACATTAGCATGTGGGTTAAGGAAAGAGATGGTGTAATGCATATTTCATGCAGCCGTGTATATTTCACCAAGTATGCCAGAATGCCTAGATGGGGATGCACTTGGCCTGCCTCACTTCTGCATGATATTTTGTGCTGTCTgatgaagaatgaaaaaattgttttttttcccCTTCCTGCTTTTTCCCAGGGGGTTGGGGGTGCCAAAGAAACCTTCATGCAAATTTTAATGTGTCACCTCATTAATTCTTACTGCTGTTAGGTTGAGGGCCTTGTACTTGATCATGGTTCAAGACATCCAGACATGAAAAGGCGAGCAGAGAACTGTTACATTTTGACTGCTAATGTCTCTCTTGAATATGAGAAGAGGTAATAGTGTTAATCCAGATTCACATTGCTTAGATTTGCTTGGTCTTGATAAGTTCTTACCATTGATCAATCTTCTCCTTTCTCAGTGAAGTAAATGCAGGTTTTTTCTACTCAAATGCAGTGCAGAGAGAGGCGATGGTTGCTGCAGAACGGCGTTCTGTTGATGAGAGGGTGCAAAAGATAATTGACCTAAAGAACCAGGTATGCTGTGCAGGTGGTTATATCTCATTACTCTTGTAGTGCAAGAAAATCATTATAATGTTCAATGCTGCTGGTTCTTTGCAGGTCTGCGCTGGAAATGACAAgaattttgttgttatcaatcaGAAGGGGATTGATCCTCCATCTCTTGATCAACTTGCTCGGGAAGGAGTAAGTTGTTGCTCTCTTTATTCAGTTTCTAGTAGCTGAATGGTTCAACAACCAAGCTTGCACCTTTTGCATTGTGTTAGCACCTTGTGAACTAATTAGTCTGATTATGCCTACAACTTGGGGTTGTCTTGGTAAAATAGAGAGAACTGCCtagaacccatgtaatccccccTCTCTTCGTTCTTTAATTAGACATACAAGAGAAAGGCTAGGGGGACAGGAGCTTAATGGTGATAAAAATGCTCAAATGGATCCTGAAGACTCCAAATATCTTCATGAAAAGATCAACACACACATTTTGAAACTTGTGCAACTCATCATAAACTGCTTAGTACAACGGATCAGTTGGATGGAGCTTTCTTGTCTCTCCTATTGTTCTTAGTTAGAACTCAGAACTGGTTTATTGCATAAGCTCTGTGCCTTTTCAAATCACTTGTTTACAACACTCAAAAAAGTTTCTTTGAGACCATATGCGGATGAACTTGCTTTATTACACAAGTTCTGTGTCTTTTTGAATAATTTGTTTTCAGTACTCAGTCAAAGTCTGCCGACCCCAGCTTGTTTGGGACTAAggtgtagttgttgttgtagcACTCAATCAAGGATCCGTGAGAACATATGCAATAAGCTGTCTCTCCATTTTATCATGAGCAAGAGCTCAAGTTGGTAGAAATATTGAGGAAAGATAATGTGATGTATAGTAACCTTTTATCCAAGGTTCTTGTTTCCTGAAGTACACTGGTCAAGTACCTGAATGCAAATGCAAGTTTTTACACCTTTAGCTCTTACTTTTAACAGTTTCTCTTTTGGTTTAATGACAAAGCATAGAGTTTTACACTTCTCTTTGATGCATTGTCACAACTCACAAAATAAAGTTCTCATTTTGTTTGGACATTGTAACTATTTAGTACTTCTGGATCTTCTTTCCCAAAGTATTTTTCCCCATAACACTAAGATTGCAATATGAGCAGTTAAAAGGGTGGTTGCATGACTTAAATGGGTTACATGAACTTGAGGACTTGTCTTCCCTAAACATTTTATGTAATCATACTTGTTTCATGATCCAGATAGTCGCACTTCGGAGGGCAAAGAGGAGAAATATGGAACGTTTGGTTTTGGCTTGTGGCGGGGAGGCAGTTAACTCTGTTGATGACTTAACTCCTGAGTGCCTTGGCTGGGCTGGGCTGGTCTATGAGCATGTTCTTGGTGAAGAGAAGTATACCTTTGTAGAAAATGTCAAAAATCCTCGTTCTTGTACAATTCTTATCAAAGGTACTTTAGGTGCTTAATGTTCGTCAAATTGTTTTGTTCGGTCTCCTGTTGCTTATCATTGTAGTGAGCTGGAGAAGTCGATCTCAACCTTCAGTGCTGTTTTCTTTACAGGGCCTAATGACCACACAATAGCTCAAATCAAGGATGCAGTTCGTGATGGACTAAGGGCAGTAAAAAATACCATTGAAGATGAAGCAGTTATACTCGTATGTTACATTTTTGCCAATATAAAACAATAGTTTTGTTATTTGATCAACAAGATTTATCTGTGTGCTTCCACATGGAAGCTCCTTTACATGATGTTTGTTTTGGGTATGTGGGAACTTTACATGAGTTTCAAATCGTTTGCCACTGGTGCTCAGGGACTTCTCGGTTATGAAAAAAAGTCTGTATGCATAGGAACACAGTCTAGTTTATGTGAGGATATTGCTAGATATCATTATAATTCTGTGCATTATTTGGTATCTTCTCTGTTGGGGCTAAGGAATTGTTAGTGTCTTATGTTTAACATTTACAAAAAATGATGTACAGGAAGGGAACGCTTTATTGACTTCATAACCCAATTTTTCCCTCTGATTAATGGAGGTTACAGCTTCAACTATCAACCAACTCTTGACTCCAAAACTAGATGTGTTACAAGTTACTGAATTTAATTTGCATGCTACATCTGATTATGGAATTTAAGCTTTCTCACTCTTTCAAGTGTTGAATCACAATTTACATTTGTATTATGTAAGAACGAGGCCATGAATTTCCTGTTCCTAAGTTGTAGTCTTGAATGCTGGCTTTCAGGGTGCTGGCGCCTTTGAAGTTGCGGCTCGACAACACCTTATTAACGAAGTGAAAAAGACTGTCAAGGGGGTGTGTATATGGATTTATCACTATCCTCTACTTCCATCTGTTAAATATCTTCAAGTACCGTATCTGTCTTCTCACTCTCTATATGTTTGTCTCGACAATATATTTACAGCGTGCCCAACTTGGAGTGGAAGCTTTTGCTAATGCCCTCCTTGTTATACCAAAGACACTTGCTGAGAACTCTGGCCTTGATACTCAAGATGTGATCATTGCTCTAACGGTACCTATCTTTTGTGCATGCAACAACGGGTACTTTAAATCAGTCTTTGTAACATCTCAACTATTTTCAGGGAGAGCATGACAAAGGAAATGTTGTCGGACTAAATCAACATACTGGAGAGCCTGTAGATCCACAAATGGAGGGGATATTTGATAATTATTCCGTGAAGCGTCAGATTGTTAATTCTGGGTATGTGGGAacttttcattcattttctgTTTGCTGTGCTGTATGTGCATGTGTGTGTTTTATGTATGTTTAAATTGCATCATTTCCGGGAGTTTGATTTCTCTTCTTCTGTTTCTTCTTTGCAGGCCTGTTATAGCATCTCAGCTGTTACTTGTTGATGAAGTAATTCGTGCTGGACGAAACATGAGGAAACCGACTTAGTTTTTCCTGTCTGAAAATACTTCACTTTCGGAATTAGAGAAAATGATGGAAAAAACGTAGGTGGAGATAGATGAAATAGGCGTGGAGAGTAGGGTGTGTTCATCGGTCAGTTTGGTATTGTTCTGAAAGATTTTCCTTAtgtattttttggttttccagtttttctaattttccaatgtcatattgaaataaaattcgATATGGTTTGGTTTTCTATTTTTCAACTTTAGTTTGTGTAACTTTAAGTATTACTTTTTCGAGTTATATATTCTATCAACCAAAATCTAAATAGACAATTAAAATCTGGATTTTGTGAGTCATGAAATTGATTGTTTTTAGATTTGGTTGCGACCTTTGGCTTTATGCAAAGCTTCACTTCTCTTTCGTTAGATAAGAATCGGAATGAGACTTTGATGGCGAAGGAGAAGTGAAGCCTAGTTGTACATCACATCAT
The Solanum stenotomum isolate F172 chromosome 12, ASM1918654v1, whole genome shotgun sequence DNA segment above includes these coding regions:
- the LOC125848244 gene encoding T-complex protein 1 subunit zeta 1-like; this encodes MSVKVLNPNAEVLNKSAALHMNINAAKGLQDVLKTNLGPKGTIKMLVGGAGDIKLTKDGNTLLKEMQIQNPTAVMIARTAVAQDDTSGDGTTSTVLFIGELMKQSERCIDEGMHPRVLVDGFEIAKRATLQFLEKFKTPVVMGNEPDKEILKMVARTTLRTKLYESLADQLTDIVANSVLCIRKPDEAIDLFMVEIMHMRHKFDVDTRLVEGLVLDHGSRHPDMKRRAENCYILTANVSLEYEKSEVNAGFFYSNAVQREAMVAAERRSVDERVQKIIDLKNQVCAGNDKNFVVINQKGIDPPSLDQLAREGIVALRRAKRRNMERLVLACGGEAVNSVDDLTPECLGWAGLVYEHVLGEEKYTFVENVKNPRSCTILIKGPNDHTIAQIKDAVRDGLRAVKNTIEDEAVILGAGAFEVAARQHLINEVKKTVKGRAQLGVEAFANALLVIPKTLAENSGLDTQDVIIALTGEHDKGNVVGLNQHTGEPVDPQMEGIFDNYSVKRQIVNSGPVIASQLLLVDEVIRAGRNMRKPT